The nucleotide sequence tgtcttccatcacacctggttccaattccatcaattacatgttgtgtatttaaccctttgTTCCCCTCCATGTCCTTGTCCGTAATTGTTTGTTGTCAGTGCTTGTGCACGGTATGTTTTGGTGTGCGTCAGGTTATGTGCCCATGTATTTTATTGTTCTGTATCCGGTGGGTTTTGATAATTGAACTTAGCCGTTGGAAACACAgttttgctctcctgcgtctgacttgtctgccgccagtacgcacccATGACAGAATTACAGACCActactatggagtcagcaggagcaggtacccCGGTATTAGGGGTGGAGGAGCGCGTCCGGGAGCAcgcagcaatgctccaacatcttgGCATCGCCATGGACCATGTTGTCCAGACaatggaccgctgggagagacagggagttcttcCAGCGCCTACACCAGCACAACCGGGGTCTCCCCTGAACGCACCTCTTCCTCATTGTCCCAGTGGGATTCGTCTCTCCCTGCCCCAGGAATACGATGGAAAGGCTGCGAACTGCCAGAGGTTCCTTCTCCAACTGGACCTATACCTGGCCACCCTCCACCCAACTCCGTCGGGTCATGAGAGGGTGTCCGCCTTCGTCTCGTGCCTCACCaggaaagccctggagtgggccaacactgtatggagagagcgagatgagGCGTTGGACGAGTTTGAGGAGTTCACCCGTGAGCGCCTCTTCCATCTGAGTCAGGAGATGAAGAGCACCCAGGAGTTCGCCCTGGAATTTAGGACCCTGGCTGCCGGCGCAGGATGGAacaacagggccctgatcgaccattaccgCTGCAGTCTGCGCGAGGACGTCCGTCGGAGttggcctgcagagacaccaccctcacgtttgaccagctggtggacctgtccatccggctggacaacctgctggctaACCGTGGATGTTCAGATTGGGGTCTGGTGGTTCCATCCTCCCGCACCCCCTCTCCGATACCTATGGAGCTGGGAGGGGCGGTGCGCAGGGAGACCAGAGGGGGTTCCAGCTCGTgtaccatctgtggccgcagagttCACACTGCCGGTCTTCTGGGGATCGAGGTAACAGGCAGGTCGCTCTGGTGTCACCCAGGTGAACCGgcaccattctcacccagagTCCTCTGTTGTTTATATGTTTGTCTATGTTATATTTTCTGAGCTTTCCCTGCATGACAACCCACAAACACTGTTTACATGGAAATGGTTTTAAGAGCTATATTCTTAAACATGAGTTTCTTGGCAGGAAATATTTGTAAGTCAAAGAACTGAACCACGACTGTATTTTCATGTTTTATGTTATGGTTTAGATATTCCCCTTtgaccccaaacacactgtaTCTAGCACAGTGGAACAGACTAACACAGGGAGTGGTCTTAAAACAATCTAAATCTGGAGAGAAGCCAGGCATATGGGTGGTGGCAAGATGGGAAGATACAATAAATATATCAACAGTGACTGATTGTATCATTCAACTTGTAGTTCATATTTTGTCACAGTAACACAATCAGTGTTGAAAGCAAACAGTAAGAAACAAGTGTTAATGTGAGGTGCTGATTAGAAAACAACAATCTGAGAGAAGTCAATCACAATAGATTTGTAACACTGATTTCTTTCATGAAAAGCCTCTATTTTGTGGTCCTATTTCACAATGATCTTTCGAGCTCTATGGTTTGTGATTCTTATTATTGATTTGACATCATTCAGTCATATGATGAGTATCAGGCAATTTGATGCAGGTTTGATGGCCTGGTGCCATATTGTGATAATTGTATCACGATAATGATATTGATTATGATATTGCCTCGAACTTACCCATATTATGCACAACTATTACATACTGTGTTGGAAATTATACACCACAGGGAATTCTATAGTTGAAAGTATCTGAAAATGTAGCATTGATGTTACTGTCTTTTTCCTGTTATACCAGTTTAATTATAACAAAACagaatacatttgattttcaaAGGTTATGTGCATCATAATGATTAATTACCATTGAACAAAACATTGGTTAAAGTTAATCATTGAAGGGGGAACAAACTAGACCTATTTTGTATACATATAATAGCACAGAAAGATACATGCAGCAGTAACGTTTTTCACCAAATCTACCTTCTTGACTTTCttgtatttatttttcttcttgTTTTTCTTTTCATCTTTCGCTCTTTGCCTTCCTTCATCCTCTTCGACTAGGGACTCGTACCTCTCCGGTAAAAAGGCAAAATGGATCTCAGTGGTGTACTTCTCTTTCTTTGTCCCCCCATCCTCTACCTGGGGGCCGGGGGTCTCATGTTGGTCCGAACAGTCTACTTGTCGGTGATACCTGGCTCCTTTCTCCACTTGCCTCTCACCTAAGGACTCAGTATTATTAAATAACCTCAATACGAGAGATTTGGGCTTCATTGTTGTCTCTCAGGTGGTAGTTGCCGTTCTTTGTTGCAGTCATGGTAGAATTGAAATTTGTCACTTGCTGCTATGTTGTCAACACAAGGTATGTGCTTGAATGGGCGTGCATTCCATTGGACTGCTGGCACGTTGCCCTTAAAGATGTAGTCAGACTGGTTTGTGCAGGAAGTTGTGTTGCACACCCACATGATTTGTCTTTAACCTGCTAATTCATTGTAACATAATCTTGTGGATTAGAACCGCAGATGTATATACTATATAGGCCTAAATTGTGTTAAAAAGCAATAGCCATAGCCATAGTGAATGAGACCTATAACGGGCCCATAATAAAGTAAATTGGCCCCTCAGGTCGCTGCCTGCACCAGCTACAATGCAATGCCGCCCTCTATCAGGCACATGTAGAAGTATGTTCAGGTGCATTTCTAGAAACTGATCCACAGtcagtttgcgttttaatgataAGAGAGTGGAGAAAAGGTGTAATATGCCCCTGGTGGTTTAGTGGAAATATTACCCTGGTGGTTTAGTGGAAATATGACCCTGGTGGTAAGCACATTTATAGAATAATTAAAGCCTGGTTGGCGCGCGATCCACATGACTACACAGCTGTGACTTTGAGAGCTGGTGTTAGCGAGTCTAACAATGAAGTTCTGGAAAACCGTGAACTGAAGCCTCAGGAgcaaggagagggcagaggacaCGACAACTCTCATTTCCTTCAGGTAGGATATTTATTCTTGCAAATTGCTTTAATTATTAAGCATCATAATTTTTCATGATGAATTAATGAACATGGGAAAGGACATGTCAGACAAATAAAAGTAGTGTAGTTCTTTCATGGAGAGTGAATGTTTTTTCATTAATGTGCCCATAGTGCGTTCAAGAGAACTACGTGAAAGATTTATACAAGTAAACAAGTCCACTTTAACAGTGAGACATAAACAAAAGAAATCAGTGTATAAATTATTAGATATTTTTTCTACAGCAGTATCAGACGTGGGTATTATGCCAATTTTCATGTGGCAAAAATCAATATTTGCTGGATTCGATCTGTAACATACACAATTATTATAAACACAAACATCATAACTTGAAATAAAGATTCCCAAAGTTGGCATTTTATGCACTGTGTAAATTCCTGAAAAGCAGTCCTCATTCTTCATGAGAGGCCCAATGGACTTACTTCCAAATACTGTCCATAGAGAGAAACTTTTACCCTGGCCAGTATTTTAATGCAATCTCTTCTTTATGTTTTTGCAGGAGGTTTCAAAGGAACGACAGATACAGTAGCATTCCTGGAATGACTATGAACAACGGCCTCTAACAATATTTATTTCAAAGACATCCCAAATTGAGTCAGAAAAAAACGATTAAAAACAAAATATGTCTGTTCTAGAATTATTTTCACTAAGTGGCATGTCCGTTATGTTTATTACCCTGAATTTAATAATCCTCATTTTCATCATCAATCGAAACACAAACCCTAAGAATTTCCCTCCAGGCCCCAGAGGTCTACCCCTGCTGGGGAACATCTTCAACCTGGACCTGAAGAGACCCTACCAAACCATGGTGGAGGTAAGAACCCCTCTATAAAGACCCTATCAGACCTTGATGGAGGTACAAACCCTTCTATAAAGACCCTATCAGACCTTGATCGGGGTAAGAACCCCTTTATAAAGACCCTATCAGATCTTGATCGGGGTAAGAACCCCTTTATAAAGACCCTATCAGATCTTGATGGAGGTAAGAACCCCTCTACAAAGACCCAatcagtgtcacaccctgatctgtttcaactgtctttgtgcttgtctccaccctccaggtgtcgcccatcttccccattatcccctgtgtatttttacttgtgttctctgtttgtctgttgccagtccGTTTTGTTTGTGTAACCTACCAGCGTGTGTTTCCCTGCTCCTGCCTGTTTCTTGCTCCTGTTTTCTAGTCATTCCCAGTTTTGACCGTTCTGCCTGCACTGACCCCGAGTCTGTCTACCGTTCTGTACCTTGCCTCAcctcactggattattgaccaCTGCCGGCCTTTGACCTGTCGTTTTCTTGCCCCTGTATTAGAAATCAACTTTTGTTActttgacactgtctgcatctgggtcatacctgAGTCTGGAGTAGTTTGTGGCAGAGGTGAAGGATGTTTTTGATGCTCCATTGTCCGGAAGAGAGGCTTCCGGGAAGTAACTCCAGCTTCGGCAAGGCTCCCGCAGTGTTAAAGACTATGCAGTAGATTTTCGCACGTTGACAGCTGAGAGTGCTTGTAACCCGGAAGCACTGTTTGACATATTTCTGCACGGAGTATCAGAGGAAGTAAAGGACGAGCGTGCTGCCCGGGAACTATAGACAGATCTCGACTCGCTCATCACCTTGACCATTTGGATCGATGGGCGATTACGGGAAtgcaggaaggagaggagacttAATTTCACTCGTTCGTCCAAGGATTCCACCTCGCCTCCGAATTATCCCGGAAGTCGCTGACGGCTCTGTTGCCAAGAGAACTAGAGGTTACCGGAGTTCTCCCGGGAGCCTCCGAAAACTACCGAGTCACCTCTTCCCGAgcccatgtacagttgaagtcggaagtttacatacaccttagccaaatacatttaaactcagctttttacaattcctgacatttaatcctagtaaaaattccctgtcttaggtcatttaggatcaacactttattttaagaacgtgaaatgtcaaaataatagtagagagaatgggtcagaagtttacattcactcaattagtatttggtgacattgcatttaaattgtttaacttgggtcagatGTTTTGGGCAGActtccacaagctccccacaataagttgggtgaattttgttccTTTCGTCCTGACAGatctggtgtaaccgagtcaggtttgtaggcctccttgctcgcacaagctttttcagttctgcccacaaatttgatataggattgaggtcagggctttgtgatggttactccaataccttga is from Oncorhynchus gorbuscha isolate QuinsamMale2020 ecotype Even-year linkage group LG14, OgorEven_v1.0, whole genome shotgun sequence and encodes:
- the si:dkey-126g1.9 gene encoding uncharacterized protein C1orf115 homolog translates to MKPKSLVLRLFNNTESLGERQVEKGARYHRQVDCSDQHETPGPQVEDGGTKKEKYTTEIHFAFLPERYESLVEEDEGRQRAKDEKKNKKKNKYKKVKKNVGKALRYSWKCLMLGLHSMAAGYSTPLTTAATLVPEFHAGRDRG